The following nucleotide sequence is from Synechococcus sp. KORDI-52.
GACCTTTGCAGAGAAGTTGAATGGATTTGGCGGCGTATACAGTGCGCCAGCCGTTCCATCCAACGATGCCAGGATCAGCGATTAGAACAACGTCTCGTTGCAGAGATATCTATTCACCGTAATAGGTGTTTAACCATAAAAGGTCTTTTGCCTGAAATAAATTACTATTTCAAATCTCATTCGATTCAAACGTTTTTGCTTGAAGAGTTGCTTCGGCGATGTCTGATTGCAACTCAAGTTGCTTGTTAGATGCACTGAATAAAGTTAGAGAAACACTTGGATTTGTTGGGATTCAATCGGGCTTGTTTTATTGGTTTCTACTATCCTTAAAGAGATGCAGGTTTATTGTTGCCTTGATCAAGCTCGTTGTCAATCAGCAGCAGGGCTGCTGATTGATTGTCTGCAAACTTTACTCGTCCCAGTAGGTGTGCAAATTCATGCTCTGATTGTGTCTGCATCTCCACCATTGAGTCAAGAAACACTGTTGTTCTTGTGTCGTTTGTACGCTCCGCCATGGAATACAGCTGTTGTAAAGAGGCTGTGACGTCAACTTCCATTTGGAATGCCGACGCCATTACATCAGCTGGAGATGACCAGCTTTGCAAGGGGGCATCCACTACTTTCAATTCAACGCTTTGTCCTCTCGCGATGATGTATTCGGCAAACTTTGCAGCGTGCTCATGTTCACTATGGGACTCGTCGCGGAAGAATCTTGAGAATCCCCGTAATTCACGTTCAGCAAACCAGATTGCTGCCGCGAAATAGGACGCGTGGGCTTGCCTCTCCATATTGAGATGAGCCTGGATAGCGTTCAGCAGATCAGTATCAATTGCTTCGGCAATCGCCCGGCCTGCTGGACCGCAAACAATCGAAGATACAGGGCTTGAATTAGATGTTGGAAGCATTTCTTACCCGTTAAAAATTGGATGATACACACAAGCAAATTGAAATGCATGCTTGACGTGCCATATGCACCAAGTTAAATGAGAGTCATTATCAATAGTTAATCACTCTCAGGGTTTGCTTCTGAAGCTGGCTTAAAATTGATCCTTAATGCCAGCCGGCCTGCGCCATGATGGCCACCGCTTTCTTCTGGTTGGCTCCGATGGCGCTTATCGCAACGTTGTCCGGAGTGAATCCCCCGAACTCTTTCAAAACCGTTGATGAACCCTGACTCTTCAACGGGTATTCATAGGTGGGGCCTGCGAGGGCTTTGCTTCCTTGGGGAGATGAAAGAAATTCAATCAGCTTCAGCGCTTCGCTTTTGTTTTTGGCTGACTTGGCAATTCCAGCAGCACTGATGTTGACATGGGCTGGATTGGGCATGATGAGCTTGACGTTTTGAGCCAGTTTTTGATCACCACTGCCATTGTCACCTGCCTTCATTCTCGCCAGGTAATAATGATTGACCACGCCAACCCCACATTTGCCTTGGCCAACAGCACGGATGAGAGACGTGTCTCCTGAGAAGAAGGGCTGCTTGACGTTACTCACCATCTTTTTGACCCAGCTGGATGCTCCAGCTTGCCCTTTTAAAACAATCTGGTCGGCAACAAGAGATTGGTTGTAGACATTCTTTCTTTTACGCAGGCAAAGTTTTCCTTTCAATTGCGGTTGGCCAAGGTCGTCGTAGGTGCGGATCTTGGAGGGATCGACGATGTTGGGGTTGACGATGATCGAGCGCACACGTCGTGTTAACCCAAACCAGCGGTTGGAAGGATCCCGATATCGCGCTGGGATGTTCGCTTGAAGGCTGCTGCTCTGAACAGACTGCAGCAATCCTGCCTTGGCCGCATCATTGATGCGTGCGGCATCCACCAACAGAATCAGATCCGCCTTTGAATTGCTTCCCTCACGTTTTAAACGTTCCACCAGCGAAATCCCGGTGGCCTCAATGAGCCGAACCTTGATACCGGTTTTTTCGCTAAAACGTTTAAAAACCTGTCGGTCAGTGTTGTAATGGCGGCCTGAGTAAACACGCACTTCCTGGGCACGAACAGCAGCGCATCCCATGATGGGAACGACAAGGCACAGGCCAGTGAAGACCTTCAACATTGCTTCTCTCTTCATTTGACCATCATAGGTCTTGGAAGTGATCTCCCTGAGCCATTTTGTTTGTCGCTTTTGTATCATTTGGGCGACTGTCTAGGGTATGGACAACGTTGTGCCCTTGTTACGGATGGATCATCTTGTGCGTCCATTGCTTTCACAGGCCAAGACTGACTCCATTTGTCAACAACTGAGTGCCACCGACCTGCCTTGGCTGGACGGGAAACTGACGGCAGGGGAACAAGCAGCCTCGGTCAAAAAGAATCATCAACTCGATCCTGAATCCCCTCTAGCGAATCAGGTAGCCCATACGGTATCTGAGGCGTTAAAAGCGGATGCTTTGATCAGGAGCTTTGCCTTGATTCGTAAGGTCCACAGTGTCTTGATCTCCTGTAGTGCCTTGGGTGATGGATATGGGTGGCATGTGGATAATCCGTTTTCTCGCTACGGCCGGCGAGACCTATCTTTTACTGTTTTTCTAAGTGATAAGTCGTCTTATCAAGGGGGTATTTTGCAATTGCAGACTGGTCAGAATGGTGAGGAATTTCGTTGTTCAGCCGGTGAAGTGGTTGTTTATCCAAGCACCTGCTTGCATTGCGTTTCCCCGGTAACCGAAGGGACGCGGTACGCCTGTGTGGGTTGGATTGAAAGCTATGTCAAATCCGCTGAAGACCGTGCGTTGTTGTTCAGTCTTGATGCGGGAGCACGTGGACTCTTGGCCAAGCACGGACGATCCGATGAACTTGATCTTATGTTCCAGGCCTATTCCAATGCTGTGCGCCGTCTATCCAATTGATGGTGTTGCAAATGATCATTGATTGTGACTCATCCGAGCCGCCACGGGTGCGAGTGTTGCATAGGATTGATTTTTGGATTGTGAGACATGCCCAAGCCCTCTGCGATCTCTGTGTTTCTGGCTGCGTCTTCTTTGCTGTTGGCGACAGCAGATCTACCGCTCGTCCAAGCCCAGGATGGCGGAGGCTTAAAGGAGTGGTCGACTGATCAGGACGTCGATGAGGACAGTGTGATGAATGATGAGGCGAAGGTTTTGGACCAAAAATCAAAACAAGAAAAGATTTGTGTTCCGATCGGTGAAGGTGAGAACTGCTGGTGATTCTTATCCCTTGGTCCAGGTTGACAGGGATCGAAGCTTCTTTTGAGTAAAAAAAGCGCCCCGAGGGGCGCTTTTTGTTTGATGAGACGATGATCAGAATTTGAAGGTCGTCTTGACCAGACCACCGAATTTGTTGGCTCCTTTGATTTGATCTCTACCCCTGGCATCATCAACCCAAAACACCGCGGGTGTGATGGTGATGTTGTCGGTTACGCGGAAGTCGTAGTAACCCTCGATGGCAAAGTTTTGATCGCCTGGGTCGTCATTGCCCTTGATGTTTGTGGCATAACTGGAGTAAGACCCTACGCCAAGTCCCAGCTTGTTGCCTTCGATAAAGGCGTCACTCCAATTCAGGCCAACCATCCAGCCAAACACCTCTTCGGCGTTCCCACGCTTGTCAGCATCAGCCCAGCCGAAGTCCACACCAGCACTGATGGTGGGGATGAAACCGCTCTCTTCAGGAGACCAGTAACCGCGTAGGCCCACGGCATTCAGAGGATTGGCCAAATCCTTGGCCGTTGGCGTGGAAAAGCCCATTGCAGCATTGGCGGCATTTCCACCTTTCTGCCCTGCATTCTTCCAGGAATACAACCCTGACAGATACCACTTCCGATTGCCGTACCCAATTTGGCTGAGCACGTATCCATCGGTTTTCTTGCCGAACAATCCCTTTTTGTTCGTGCTCTTCGCGCCGTCACCACCGTCAGCAACATAGTTCAGCGCGATGTTGAATGCTGGGTCACCAGGATCGACATCCTGACGCCATTGAACACCAAAACCTTGACCTGTGCTGGCACCCAATACAGCACCATAACCACCCAGCTTGAATGCCTTCAGAATCGGCTTATACCGGGTGGGTGTTTCAACCATGTAGTAGTTCTCGATCAACGCACCCACGGTGACCTTGAACTCGTTGCCAAGAGGGAAGCTGTACCAAAGTTTGTCAACTTTTATGGTGTTATCGCCTTTCTTTGCATCGTTTAAGAACGAGTCTGATTGTGTAAAGACGTTATTCATGTTGCCCGTGCGAAGACGGGTGTATAAACGATCTTTACCGGTGAAGGAGGTGTCGAGATTCAGCGTGTATCGATAGGAAAAGCTGAATCCGTCATCCGTGCAGTTTCCACCCTTTTTGTTGCACAAGTCACTATCCGAATAAGCAACAGCACCGGTGAAGAAGTCAGCCTGGCCACGGAGTTTGGTGGTGGTGGAGAACTGGGTGGCTTCCAGTTCGCCGACGCGGGCCTCGAGACCGTCAACACGACCCTTGAGGATGGCCAGCTCGGTTTCGAATTCCTTGAGCAGGCGACGCAGCTCGTCGGTCACTTCTGTGATCCGGTCGAGGCAGGCGTTCAGCAGGGCAGCCGCTTCGTAGCGGGTCATCGCCCGGTTGCCTCGGAAGGTGCCGTTGGGGTAGCCAGCCACGCAGCCGTACTGCTCCACTAGGTTGGCCAGAGCCTGATAGGCCCAGTCGGTGGGGTAGACGTCGGAGAACTGGGTGACGCTGGTGACTTGGTCAGCCGATGAGTACTCAGAAACACCGTTGATGTTGAGATCGGCGGCATTGGCGCCACTGGCCATCAAGCCAAGGGCGGCAGGAGCCACCAGCAGTTGCTGGAAAAGCTTCATTGGATTCCTCACACAGGAAAGCCCGAAACGGGCGACCCTATTCTGCTCTTTCGTTGTGTTGTCCGTTACTATTTCCCTTCATTTAAAAGTATCTTTCTATACATCTAGGAGTTCTTTTGATCCAACTCTTTGCTGATTCTCTCGATGCAGGCCAGCACTCTATGCCGGCCGTTGGTCTGCGTTGACTCGCATTCGATGACTTGCGACCTTGTGTCTTTTGTTACGCTTTCAAGGTGGCCTCTGTCTTGCAAGGGCCTGTATTGTCTTGGGATAGATTTTCTGAGACCTTGGCTGAGCCTTCCGAAAAGCGTCTTTCAGTAAATAAGAAAAAGGGTTGTAAGAAATCCAAATGCTCTAAGTGGAAGGGCGGAACATGCCGTTGTGGGCGTTAATTAGTCCATAGGTAAAAGGATCTGATTTTTTAATTCATCAATGTAAATTTTTTTGGTCTTTTTGAGGGTGCTTATTGTTCTTGACACTGTTGATCTCGTGGATCCAATGATTTCAGCAATTCGTGCATGAGACAGGGTGTGCTCCAGTAGAAGTCCTTCCGCTGTTCGCTTGCCTAGTTTGGTCAGCATTAATTTAAAAAATTTCATCAGCCGACTTTCCAACTTTGCTTCATGTCTTAGGATATGCAATTGAATTATCCAGTCCATGATGGCGTCGCTGGAATTGAATTCTGTTTTGTTTTTCGATTCAACGAAATAGGTTGTGTCTGTTATGGCTTCTATTTTGATTTCCAGATCTGCTGGATAGCGGAATTTGAAAATATCTGCTCTGCATGCGAAAGCTAGTGTTAAATCTTCTGCATAATTGTATTTCTTGCCTGCAATCCTTATGACACCATTTTTTACTGTTATTTCTATTTCTTCCTCGGC
It contains:
- a CDS encoding ferritin — encoded protein: MLPTSNSSPVSSIVCGPAGRAIAEAIDTDLLNAIQAHLNMERQAHASYFAAAIWFAERELRGFSRFFRDESHSEHEHAAKFAEYIIARGQSVELKVVDAPLQSWSSPADVMASAFQMEVDVTASLQQLYSMAERTNDTRTTVFLDSMVEMQTQSEHEFAHLLGRVKFADNQSAALLLIDNELDQGNNKPASL
- a CDS encoding extracellular solute-binding protein, whose translation is MLKVFTGLCLVVPIMGCAAVRAQEVRVYSGRHYNTDRQVFKRFSEKTGIKVRLIEATGISLVERLKREGSNSKADLILLVDAARINDAAKAGLLQSVQSSSLQANIPARYRDPSNRWFGLTRRVRSIIVNPNIVDPSKIRTYDDLGQPQLKGKLCLRKRKNVYNQSLVADQIVLKGQAGASSWVKKMVSNVKQPFFSGDTSLIRAVGQGKCGVGVVNHYYLARMKAGDNGSGDQKLAQNVKLIMPNPAHVNISAAGIAKSAKNKSEALKLIEFLSSPQGSKALAGPTYEYPLKSQGSSTVLKEFGGFTPDNVAISAIGANQKKAVAIMAQAGWH
- a CDS encoding Fe2+-dependent dioxygenase, translated to MDHLVRPLLSQAKTDSICQQLSATDLPWLDGKLTAGEQAASVKKNHQLDPESPLANQVAHTVSEALKADALIRSFALIRKVHSVLISCSALGDGYGWHVDNPFSRYGRRDLSFTVFLSDKSSYQGGILQLQTGQNGEEFRCSAGEVVVYPSTCLHCVSPVTEGTRYACVGWIESYVKSAEDRALLFSLDAGARGLLAKHGRSDELDLMFQAYSNAVRRLSN
- a CDS encoding iron uptake porin, whose protein sequence is MKLFQQLLVAPAALGLMASGANAADLNINGVSEYSSADQVTSVTQFSDVYPTDWAYQALANLVEQYGCVAGYPNGTFRGNRAMTRYEAAALLNACLDRITEVTDELRRLLKEFETELAILKGRVDGLEARVGELEATQFSTTTKLRGQADFFTGAVAYSDSDLCNKKGGNCTDDGFSFSYRYTLNLDTSFTGKDRLYTRLRTGNMNNVFTQSDSFLNDAKKGDNTIKVDKLWYSFPLGNEFKVTVGALIENYYMVETPTRYKPILKAFKLGGYGAVLGASTGQGFGVQWRQDVDPGDPAFNIALNYVADGGDGAKSTNKKGLFGKKTDGYVLSQIGYGNRKWYLSGLYSWKNAGQKGGNAANAAMGFSTPTAKDLANPLNAVGLRGYWSPEESGFIPTISAGVDFGWADADKRGNAEEVFGWMVGLNWSDAFIEGNKLGLGVGSYSSYATNIKGNDDPGDQNFAIEGYYDFRVTDNITITPAVFWVDDARGRDQIKGANKFGGLVKTTFKF
- a CDS encoding helix-turn-helix domain-containing protein encodes the protein MNTKHYDRSMRGKPISLNSSEIVPLERPQAEEEIEITVKNGVIRIAGKKYNYAEDLTLAFACRADIFKFRYPADLEIKIEAITDTTYFVESKNKTEFNSSDAIMDWIIQLHILRHEAKLESRLMKFFKLMLTKLGKRTAEGLLLEHTLSHARIAEIIGSTRSTVSRTISTLKKTKKIYIDELKNQILLPMD